GCCCGCTCGACGAAGCCCTGCACGGCCAGCTGATGCGCGTGCTCGGCCGCAGCGGGCGGCGCTCCGACGCGATGGCCGTCTACCGCAGGCTCCGGTCGCGGCTGGCCGGCGAACTGGGCGTCGAACCGTGTGACGACCTGCAGGTGCTGCTCCGCGAGCTGATCTCCGAAGGGGACCACCGCTGATCGACCGCTTCCCCGGTTCCGGCCGCAAACTCATCGCCCCGCCCGAGAAAGAATTGAGGAAAGTCCGATGCCCGCTCCCATCACCCGCGCCTATGGCCAGTTCTGCGGCCTCGCCCGCGCTCTCGAGATCATCGGCGAGCGCTGGTCACTGCTGATCGTCCGTGACCTGGTACTCGGCCCGAAGCGCTACGACGAGCTGCAGGCCGGCCTGCCCAAGATCCCGCCATCCATCCTGTCGGCCCGGCTCAACGAGCTCGAGGCGACCGGCGTGCTCCGCCGTCGCGTCCGTGCCGAGCTCGACGCGGGCCTGATCTACGAGCTGACCCAGTACGGCAGCGAGCTCGACCACATCCTGCTCGACCTCGGGCTGTGGGGCGCCCGTTCGCTGCACCAGCCGGGCCCGGACGACGTGTTCACCCTGGACTCGGCGATCCTCTCGCTGTACACGACGTTCCGCGCCGAGGTGGCCGAGGGCGTGCAGATCACCTACGAAATCCGGTACGACGACCGGATGATCGTCCACGCACTGATCGAGGACGGCGCGGTCAAGGTCGGCGAAGGCCGCTTCGCCGGCGCGGACCTGGTGGTCAAGGCCACGAGCGGCGCGGCGATGCTGGACCTGATGAGCGGGCAGGTGTCCGCGGCGGAAGCGGTCCGCACCGGCAAGCTGGCGATCGAGGGTGACCTGGCCGACCTCGAGCTGATGGTCCGCCTGTTCCACGTCCCGGCGGCCCCGGAACCCCCCTCGGGCATCGTGGTCCGCTGACCGGTCGTGAGTGAGAAACAGGGTGGGAACCCTGTTTCTCACTCACGACCTCGGTGGTGCATGGGTTCCGTTCCCGGCGCGATCCGGCCCGCCCGGTTCATCAGGTACCGCCGCTCGGGCAGGCTCGCCGTCCGCCGCGCGGCCCGCAGGTAGTGCTCGCGCGCGCCCGGCAGGTCGCCCGCCAGCTCCAGCAGGTGCGCGCGGACCGCATCCAGCCGGCGGCCGACGTCGAGCTTCGCGTCGACCGTGTCCAGCAGCTCCAGCCCGCGGGCCGGGCCCGAGGCCTGGGCCACCGCCACCGCGTGGTTGATCGTGACGACCGGGCTCGGCATCAGTGCCCGCAGCACGTGGTACAGCTCGACGATCTGCGGCCAGTCGGTCTCTTCCGTGCTCGGCGCGGTGGCGTGCAGGGCCGCGATGGCCGCCTGGACCTGGTACGGCCCGAGCGCCGCGTGGCCCAGCGTCGCGTCCACCAGCGCCTCGCCCTCGGCGATCATCGCCGCGTCCCAGCGGCCGCGGTCCTGGTCCTGCAGCGGCACCAGCTCGCCGTCCGGCCCCGTGCGTGCCGCGCGGCGGGCGTCGGTCAGGAGCATCAGCGCCAGCAGGCCCGCGACCTCGCCCTCCCCCGGGGTGAGCGCGTGCACCGCGCGGGTCAGCCGGATGGCCTCCGTGGCCAGTTCGGCGCGCACGAGGTTCTCCCCCGACGTCGCCGCGTACCCCTCGTTGAAGATCAGGTACAGCACCTGCAGGACGACGCTCAGCCGGTCCCCGAAGTCGTCCGGCGAGGGCTCGCTGAACGTCGACCCCGCGGCGGCGATGCTCTCCTTGGCGCGGGTGATGCGCCGCGTCATCGTCGCCTCGGGCACCAGGAACGCGCTCGCGATCTGCGCCGTGGTGAGGCCGCCGACCGCGCGCAGCGTCAGCGCGACCTGCGAAGGCGGCGACACCGCGGGGTGGCAGCACAAGAACAGCAGCTTCAGCGTGTCGTCCTCGCCGGCGGGCTGCTCCTCGCCGGGACCGGGGACGACCGCGGAGCTCGCCGGCTCCCGCACGGCGACCGACTCCTCGCGCCGCCGCCGCGCGCTCTCGCTGCGCCAGTGGTCGGTCAGCCGCCGGGTGGCGACCGTGACCAGCCAGCTGCGCGGGTTGCCCGGGACGCCTTCGGCCGGCCACTGCTCGCTCGCCGCCAGCAGGGCCTCCTGGACGGCGTCCTCGCACGCGTCGAACTGGCCGTACCGGCGCACCAGCACGCCCAGCACCTGCGGGGCCAGCGGGCGCAGGAGCTCGGCGACCGGGGCGGAGGCGGTCACCTCACGAACCGGGGATCTCGGATTCGGCGTCGGCGAAGAAGACGATCTCGCGTACCTCGACGGCCAGGCCGTCGATGGCGGCGTCCGGGATCATCGCGGCGAGCTCGACGGCGCGCTCCTTGCTCGCGCAGTCCACGAGGTAGTAGCCGGCCAGGAACTCCTTCGACTCCAGGAACGGGCCGTCGGTGACCGCCGGCAGTCCCCCGCGCACCCGCACGACGGTGCTGTCGGCGACCGGCGCGAGCGCCTGAGTGCCGATCATCTCGCCGGACTCCCTGATCGTGCGGATGAAGTCCTGGTGCCCGCTCATGATGGCGTCCATGTCCTGCTGGGACAGGCTCGCCATCACGTCGGGGTTCAGGTACATCGCCAGCAGGTACTTCACGCCCGCGCTCCCATCGTCGGTGGCACGAACATAGCCGACCGCGCACCGCCGGGGGGCGCCACGTCGCAAGCGCGGAGTGGAGCCGCCGCGGGCCCGCCTGCCAGCCTGGACCCCCGGGCAGTCCCGGTTACCCGGACCCAGGAGGTTGGCACCGATGGCCGACGTGTTCACGGACCTGCAGACCGAGACCGAGGCGCTGGCCGAGCTGGCCGAGCGCCACGGGCGCGGCCCGGGCCCCGGCCCCGACCTCACCGGGCACTTCGCCCGGCTGACGTCGACCGCGCGGCTGGTCCGGCTCAGCGCCGAGAACCCGGGCGCCTTCGGCGTCACCCCGCAGATCTCCTACGACTCGCTCGACGAGGCGATCGTGACCTGGCTGATCGAGCAGCGGAAGGCCAACACCCTGCTCGCCTCGGCCCCCGCGAAGCCGGAGCTGCCGTGGAGCGACGGCCCGCTGCGCCCGTCGGTGCTCGCCGCGGCCGCGCTGACCGAGCTGTTCGCCTGCGGCCAGGACATCGCCGACGCGCTCGGCGTCCGCCCCCGGCGCGACGACGCGATCGGGCACGTCGCCTACTACGGCGTCCGGACCAGGGACCGCGCCTACCGGCGGCACCAGCGGACGCCGCCCGGGCCGTTCCGGTTCGAGCTGCGGGCGCCGTCGGGGACGCGGTGGGACTTCGGGCCCGAAGAGGCCGCCGACCGCGTCGCCGGGCCCGCCGAGGACTTCTGCCTGCTGGTGACCGGCCGCCGCCTCGCGGAGGACCTGGCGCTGACGTTCAGCGGTGGGCACACCGCCGAATGGCTGGAACTGCTGGAGAACTGACCGGCGTCACTCGAACGGCGCAGGATCGCCCGCGCCGACCCGCAGGATCTCCGGTTCGCCGGAGGAGAAGTCGACGACGGTCGTCGGCTCGACCCCGCAGTCGCCGGAGTCCAGCACCGCGTCGAGCTGGTGGTCCAGCTCCTCCTTGATCTCCCAGCCCTGCGTCATCGGCTCGTCCTCGCCCGGCAGCAGCAGCGTGCTCGACAGCAGCGGCTCGCCCAGCTCGGCCAGCAGCGCCTGGGTGACGCGGTGGTCGGGGATGCGCACGCCGACCGTCTTCTTCTTCTCGTGCATCAGCCGCCGCGGCACCTCCTTGGTGGCGGGCAGGATGAACGTGTAGCTGCCGGGCGTGGCCGCCTTGATCGCGCGGAACACCGCGTTGTCGATGTGGACGAACCGGCCCAGCTGGGCGAAGTCCTGGCACACCAGCGTGAAGTGGTGCCGGTGGTCCAGCTTGCGGATGGTCCGGATCCGGTCGAGCCCGTCGCGGTTGCCCGGCCGGCACCCGAGCGCGAAGCACGAGTCGGTCGGGTAGGCGATCAGCCCGTCGGCGCGGAGGATCTCGACGATCTGGCCCAGCGACCGGCGCTGCGGGTTCTCCGGGTGCAGGTCGAAATAACGTGCCATGACCGCAGAGCCTAGGGTCCGGGCCGCCGGCGGGCACGGCGGCGGGGGTCCAGGGGGGCGCGTCCCGGTCGCCACCGCCCGCGCGTCTCCCAGCTTGCGGTTCCCGGCCCGAACGCTGGGCCGGCCCGGGCCCCCGCGCGACACTCCGAACGGGGACCACACCAGGGAGGGCGTGCCATGACGAAGCTGACCGTGCCGGAGCTGGACCGGCCCCGGGGCGTCACCGCGGCGAAGTACCTGTTCGAGGGCCCGCAGGGCCGGATTTCGCTGGCCGACCTCTTCGACGGACGCCCGCGGCTCGCGGTGCACCACGCGATGGCCGACCACAGCGGCCCCTTCGATGTCGTGCCGGTCGCGGACATCGCCGCCGCGCTGCACGACCCGGACCTGCGGCTGGTGCTGGTCTCCCGCGCCCCCTACGCCAAGCTCGAGCGGTATCGGCGGCACTTCGGCCGGGACCTGCGCACCTACTCGGCGGGCCGCGCGTTCACCGCCGACTTCCCGGCCGCCCGGCGCCTTTCCGAAGCGGCGGGCGCCGAATTCTTCGACGACGACGAAGCGGGGCTCAGCTTCTTCGGGCAGGACCGCGGTTCGGTGCTGCACACCGGGTCGGTCGCCTTGTCCCGGCTGGACTTCCTGGGCTTGCTCGGCGTCCCGGACCGCCTGCGCCCCGGCACCGGCCGCCGCTGAGCGCGGCGTACTCCCAGGTCCCGTGCTGTCGTCCCGGGCAACTCGCGCCCGTTCGCCACGTCTTTCCGGTGCGGGGAAACGGCCCTCGCGTGAGCTACGATCGATCGGCAGCAGCACGCCCTGGCCGCGCCCTGTGGAGCGCCCGGCCATCGCCGAGACCCCGGGGGTTCCACTGATGTCTCCGGTCGCCGCGCTCGAGCCGGCCGCGGAGCTGTCCGCGACCGCCGAACCCCGCGGCACCACCGCCGCCGACCGGCGCCCTCGGCTGGCCACCTACCTCTCCGCGGCCATCATCGTCGTGGTCGTCACCGGGTTCGGCGTGATCGGCGTCGTCGGCCTCCTGCCCGCGTCGGTCGGCCCCTTCCGCGCCGGATACGCCATCGTGGCCGCCGTCGCGCTGCTGGCGATCCAGCTGCTGTGGTTCAGCCGCCCGTCCGCCCGGCTCGACTCGACGACCAGCCGGGTGCTGTTCGTGGTCATGGTCGTCCTCGCCTACGTGCCGATGCTGACCTTCGGCTGGCTGTGGGCCACCATGCTCGTGTACGTCGGCAGCGCCGCGCTCCTGGTCCTGCCCCCGCGCTACGGCTGGGCAGCGGTCGTCGTGATCGTGCTCAGCACCGTCGGGGTCTACCAGGTGTTCGGCGTGGCAGCGGCGCCCACCGTCTACAACGCGTTCGGCACGCTCTTCTACATCCTGGTCTTCTACCTGCTGTCCCGGCTCGCGCGGATGGTCCACGAGCTCCACGAGGCCCGCACCGAACTGGCCCAGCGCGCGGTCGCCGAGCAGCGGCTGGCCTTCGCCCGCGACCTGCACGACCTGCTCGGGATGAGCCTGTCCGCGATCGCGCTCAAGGGCGAGCTCGTGTCCCGCCTCATGCGCAAGTCCGCCGACCGCGCCAAGGCCGAGCTCGCCGAGATCACCGCCACCGCGCAACGCACCCTCTCCGACGTCCGCGCGGTCTCCCACGGCTACCGCGAACTCTCGCTGGAGAAGGAGTCCCGCACGGCCGAATCGCTGCTGTCGGCGTCCGAGATCGCCGTCCGGATCCACTTCGACCAGGGCGATCTGCCGGTCCAGGTCCGCACGCTGCTGGCCAAGGTGCTCCGCGAAGGCGTCACGAACGTCCTGCGCTACAGCGACGTCGAACACTGCGAAATCGACGTCCGGCACCAGGACGGCAAGGTCGCTCTCGAGATCGTCAACGACGGCGTGACGGCGGACGACCCGGCGCTGGCCCCGGGCAGCGCGCTGACGATCCTGCCCGACGAGGTCTCCGCGCTCGGCGGCACGGCGACCGCGAAGGCCGGCGCGGACGGCCGGTTCCGGCTGCGCGTCGAGCTCCCCCTGCCCGGCGGGCCGGGCGGCCCCGCCGCGCACGACACCGAGGAGCGCTCGGAGAGCGCGTCGAAGCAGATCCGCCGGCTGCTGCCGGTGATCATGGCGCTGATGGGCATCGGTGCGTTGGCGCACCTGCTCCAGCTGGCCCCCCGGCCGTGGGAGGTCGCGCTGGTCGTCGGCTCGATCGTGGCGTTGCTGGCCTTGCAGTTCTCGTACTTCAACCGGCCGTCGACCCAGCTGCGGTCCGCGCAGAGCTACGGGATGCTCCTCGTCCAGGCCTGCCTGATCTACCTCCCGCTGCTGCCGCTCGGCCCGCACTGGGTCAGCCTGCCCGGGCTGCTGCTCGGCAGCGCGCTGCTGGTGCTGCCGCCCGTCGCGGGCTGGGTGTTCTTCGCCCTCAACATCGCCGCCTACGCGGAGATCCACCGGGTGTCGGGCGCGGACCTCACGTCCACGATCTTCTACACCGCCGCGACCGTGATGACGAGCCTGACCGTGTTCGGGCTCCTGTGGCTGGTCCGGCTGGTCACCGAGCTCGCCAGCACCCGGCGGCGGCTGGCCGAGATGGCGCTGGCCGAGGAGCGGCTGCGGTTCGCCCGCGACCTGCACGACCTGCTCGGGATGAGCCTGTCCGCGATCGCGCTGAAGAGCGAGCTGACCGCCCGGGTGCTGCCCCTGGACCGCGACCGCGCCGCCGAGGAGCTGAACGAGGTCCTCGGCCTGACCCGCCAGGCCCTGTCCGACGTCCGGTCCGTGGCCAGCGGTTACCGCGAGCTGTCCCTCGACAGCGAGTCCCGCACGGCGAAGTCCGTGCTGGCGGCCGCGGACGTGCGGGTGCGCATGGAGATGCTCGGCGACGACCTGCCGACGCCGGTGCGCACGGTGCTGGCCGTCGTCCTGCGCGAAGGCGTCACGAACGTGCTGCGGCACAGCAAAGTGGAGAGCTGCGAGATCGCGATGCGCCGCACCGACGGCGGAATCTGCCTCGACATCGTGAACGACGGTGTCGAGCGGAACGGTGACGGGCCCGCGAAGCCCGTCGTGCCCGAACCACGTGCCGCCGCCGTACCCCGGGACTCCTCCCCCGGCAGCGGGATCGGCAACCTCTCCCACCGGGTCGCCGACCTCGGCGGCGAACTCACCGCCGGGGTCGAGCCGGACGGCCGGTTCCGGCTGCGGGCGGTCGTCCCGGCCTGAACCCTTCGCGCCGGCCCGAACCGCCGGCCCGGCGCGCGGACACCGGACGGCCGATCCGGCCACGCTGGTCTGGACCTCCGGTTCGGCTCCGGCCGCCGGTCACAGCCAGCCGGACTCCTCGGCGATGCGGATGGCGTCCACCCGGTTGCGGGCGTTGAGCTTCGCGACGACGGTCGTGAGGTAGTTCCGTACTGTCCCGGCGGAAAGGTACAGCCGGGCGGCGACCTCCACCGTCCCGTAGCCCTGCGCGGTCATCCGCAGCACGTCCAGCTCGCGGGCGGTCAGCGGGCAGTCGACGCTGTCCCAGGCGGCCAGCGCGAGGTCGCCGTCGACCATGCGGCGGCCGGCGAGCACACCCCGCACGGCGTGCGCCAGCTTGTCCGGGGGCGCGTCCTTGAGCAGGAACCCGCCCACCTTGGCATCCAGGGCGCGCCGCAGCGTGCCGGGACGGCCCAGGCTGGTGAGGATGAGGGTCCGGCAGCCCGGCAGGTGTTCGTGCAGCTCACCGGCCGCGGTGAGGCCGTCCTTGCCCGGCAGGTCGATGTCGATGACGGCCACCTGCGCCTGCTTGGCGCGCGCGGCGGGCAGGATCTCGAGCCCGGAGGCGACCTCGGCTACCACGTCGATGTCGGGTTCGAGCCGCAGCAGCGCCACCAGTGCTCCCCGCACGATGTGCATGTCCTCGGCCACCAGCACTCTGATCACGGGTGTGCCTCCGCACTCACGATTCCCCAGAAGCTCAGTTAAACATTCCGCTTGACGAATCGGTTGCACCATTCGGGCACCACTTTTGCGGCGATGCCGCGAAATGCACATGCACGGGTTAGGGCCAGGTTAAAAATGCCTACTCGCACCCGGTCGACTACCAGCCGTCACGGACGGACAGGGATTTCCGTCACTCGTGTCGGAAATTTTCCGGCCAGGTCGCTTGTGGACTTCCCACACCGCGAGCCGGCCGCGGCGGGCGCACTGGGCACCCGCCGCGACCGGCTCGAGGCTTCGAGAACTGCGCAAACGCGCATCAAGCCGCTTCGAGGACGTCGGCCCGGCAGAAGCAGGTGCCGCGGCGCCCCGGCACGGCGCCCGTGGAAGCCTCGATACTGAAGTGCTCGAAACGGTCGATCACGAGGTCCGTCCCAGCCTTTTCGAACTCGATCTCCAAATCGGTGAAAAGCGCGCGGACGTCGGCGGAAAACTGTGCGGACATGTTCTGCTCCCAGTGGCGAAGATGAATGCTTCACGTGCCATAAATCGTCGCCAACGGAGGCGGCATCAACCAGTGCCCGCATCATCGCCGTGATGTGGCTTACACATGGTCCGTGCGGTTACCGCAAAGACTCCGAACGGGCTAGCAAGTCCCTCGAACACCGTCGAATCACCGCGTTTTCGTCACCATGTGCGGTCACCCGCATCCCCGGTGCTACCACGGGTATGAGAAACGCACATGTGTGCACGGCCGGAGTGCCCGTTCCCCGCCGCGTTCACACCCCATGTGCAAAACGCATGCCCGGGACCGGTGAAATCCATCCGGACCGGTGCACAGAGCACTTAAGAAGTAGACGCCCGCCGACTTACAGTTTTGGTCGAAATCACATCCCCCGCACCGGACGCCTTCACCGGGAAGGTGCCCGGGCGGCATTGTCGACCGGGAGGGACGGCCACCATGGATGAGATCGTCCGGCAAGCCGTGGCACGCGCCATCGTGACCATGCGAGACAACCTGGGGGAGCGGCTCACGATCGACGACCTCGCCCGCGCGGCCATGTTCAGCAAGTTCCACTTCACCCGGGTGTTCCTGCGGGTCACCGGGCTGTCACCGGGCCGGTTCCTGTCGGCCCTGCGGCTCGCGGAGGCCAAGCGCCTGCTCGCGACCACGGTCATCTCGGTGGCCGACATCAGCCACCAGGTCGGCTACAACAGCGTCGGCACGTTCAGCGCCCGCTTCAGCGGCAGCGTCGGCGTTTCGCCGTCGGGGTACCGGCAGCTGCGCGGCATGGCGCCGCGGGTCGCCGACCAGCAGGCCCAGCCGGGCTCCGGGACGGCCGTGCGCGGCCAGCTGCGCGTCGCGCCGTCGGCCGAGGTCGGACCGGTGTTCGTCGGGCTGTTCGCCGCCCGGATCGCCGAGGGCGCGCCGGCCAGGTACGCCG
This genomic window from Amycolatopsis mongoliensis contains:
- a CDS encoding winged helix-turn-helix transcriptional regulator; the encoded protein is MPAPITRAYGQFCGLARALEIIGERWSLLIVRDLVLGPKRYDELQAGLPKIPPSILSARLNELEATGVLRRRVRAELDAGLIYELTQYGSELDHILLDLGLWGARSLHQPGPDDVFTLDSAILSLYTTFRAEVAEGVQITYEIRYDDRMIVHALIEDGAVKVGEGRFAGADLVVKATSGAAMLDLMSGQVSAAEAVRTGKLAIEGDLADLELMVRLFHVPAAPEPPSGIVVR
- a CDS encoding L-threonylcarbamoyladenylate synthase; this encodes MARYFDLHPENPQRRSLGQIVEILRADGLIAYPTDSCFALGCRPGNRDGLDRIRTIRKLDHRHHFTLVCQDFAQLGRFVHIDNAVFRAIKAATPGSYTFILPATKEVPRRLMHEKKKTVGVRIPDHRVTQALLAELGEPLLSSTLLLPGEDEPMTQGWEIKEELDHQLDAVLDSGDCGVEPTTVVDFSSGEPEILRVGAGDPAPFE
- a CDS encoding sensor histidine kinase gives rise to the protein MSPVAALEPAAELSATAEPRGTTAADRRPRLATYLSAAIIVVVVTGFGVIGVVGLLPASVGPFRAGYAIVAAVALLAIQLLWFSRPSARLDSTTSRVLFVVMVVLAYVPMLTFGWLWATMLVYVGSAALLVLPPRYGWAAVVVIVLSTVGVYQVFGVAAAPTVYNAFGTLFYILVFYLLSRLARMVHELHEARTELAQRAVAEQRLAFARDLHDLLGMSLSAIALKGELVSRLMRKSADRAKAELAEITATAQRTLSDVRAVSHGYRELSLEKESRTAESLLSASEIAVRIHFDQGDLPVQVRTLLAKVLREGVTNVLRYSDVEHCEIDVRHQDGKVALEIVNDGVTADDPALAPGSALTILPDEVSALGGTATAKAGADGRFRLRVELPLPGGPGGPAAHDTEERSESASKQIRRLLPVIMALMGIGALAHLLQLAPRPWEVALVVGSIVALLALQFSYFNRPSTQLRSAQSYGMLLVQACLIYLPLLPLGPHWVSLPGLLLGSALLVLPPVAGWVFFALNIAAYAEIHRVSGADLTSTIFYTAATVMTSLTVFGLLWLVRLVTELASTRRRLAEMALAEERLRFARDLHDLLGMSLSAIALKSELTARVLPLDRDRAAEELNEVLGLTRQALSDVRSVASGYRELSLDSESRTAKSVLAAADVRVRMEMLGDDLPTPVRTVLAVVLREGVTNVLRHSKVESCEIAMRRTDGGICLDIVNDGVERNGDGPAKPVVPEPRAAAVPRDSSPGSGIGNLSHRVADLGGELTAGVEPDGRFRLRAVVPA
- a CDS encoding response regulator transcription factor, translated to MIRVLVAEDMHIVRGALVALLRLEPDIDVVAEVASGLEILPAARAKQAQVAVIDIDLPGKDGLTAAGELHEHLPGCRTLILTSLGRPGTLRRALDAKVGGFLLKDAPPDKLAHAVRGVLAGRRMVDGDLALAAWDSVDCPLTARELDVLRMTAQGYGTVEVAARLYLSAGTVRNYLTTVVAKLNARNRVDAIRIAEESGWL
- a CDS encoding maleylpyruvate isomerase family mycothiol-dependent enzyme, with the protein product MADVFTDLQTETEALAELAERHGRGPGPGPDLTGHFARLTSTARLVRLSAENPGAFGVTPQISYDSLDEAIVTWLIEQRKANTLLASAPAKPELPWSDGPLRPSVLAAAALTELFACGQDIADALGVRPRRDDAIGHVAYYGVRTRDRAYRRHQRTPPGPFRFELRAPSGTRWDFGPEEAADRVAGPAEDFCLLVTGRRLAEDLALTFSGGHTAEWLELLEN
- a CDS encoding YciI family protein, producing the protein MKYLLAMYLNPDVMASLSQQDMDAIMSGHQDFIRTIRESGEMIGTQALAPVADSTVVRVRGGLPAVTDGPFLESKEFLAGYYLVDCASKERAVELAAMIPDAAIDGLAVEVREIVFFADAESEIPGS
- a CDS encoding DUF899 family protein, which translates into the protein MTKLTVPELDRPRGVTAAKYLFEGPQGRISLADLFDGRPRLAVHHAMADHSGPFDVVPVADIAAALHDPDLRLVLVSRAPYAKLERYRRHFGRDLRTYSAGRAFTADFPAARRLSEAAGAEFFDDDEAGLSFFGQDRGSVLHTGSVALSRLDFLGLLGVPDRLRPGTGRR
- a CDS encoding RNA polymerase sigma factor codes for the protein MTASAPVAELLRPLAPQVLGVLVRRYGQFDACEDAVQEALLAASEQWPAEGVPGNPRSWLVTVATRRLTDHWRSESARRRREESVAVREPASSAVVPGPGEEQPAGEDDTLKLLFLCCHPAVSPPSQVALTLRAVGGLTTAQIASAFLVPEATMTRRITRAKESIAAAGSTFSEPSPDDFGDRLSVVLQVLYLIFNEGYAATSGENLVRAELATEAIRLTRAVHALTPGEGEVAGLLALMLLTDARRAARTGPDGELVPLQDQDRGRWDAAMIAEGEALVDATLGHAALGPYQVQAAIAALHATAPSTEETDWPQIVELYHVLRALMPSPVVTINHAVAVAQASGPARGLELLDTVDAKLDVGRRLDAVRAHLLELAGDLPGAREHYLRAARRTASLPERRYLMNRAGRIAPGTEPMHHRGRE
- a CDS encoding helix-turn-helix domain-containing protein, with translation MDEIVRQAVARAIVTMRDNLGERLTIDDLARAAMFSKFHFTRVFLRVTGLSPGRFLSALRLAEAKRLLATTVISVADISHQVGYNSVGTFSARFSGSVGVSPSGYRQLRGMAPRVADQQAQPGSGTAVRGQLRVAPSAEVGPVFVGLFAARIAEGAPARYAVLPGPGPYALADVPLGSWYVLTHAYGCGEVDDHTLRPYTGLAGPVTVHRGVTASLADVRLRPRHGFDPPVLLALPDLRRSAVARPMAV